One Mycolicibacterium sarraceniae genomic window carries:
- a CDS encoding long-chain fatty acid--CoA ligase produces MQSTMQSFSLTVAAILRYAVAVHGDRTVTTATGEGYRHATYREVGQRAARLANALRRLGITGDQRVATFMWNNQEHLEAYVAVPSMAAVLHTLNIRLFPEQIEFVAYEAEDQVVIADLSLTSILAPVLPRMETVHTVIAVGDGDLAPLEASGKRVLRYHEVIAAESDEFDWPEIDENSAAAMCYTSGTTGHPKGVVYSHRSNYLHSMAVCSGNGLSLSFSDKALPIVPMFHANAWGLPYASMMAGADLVLPDRFMDATSMVNLIETQRPTVAGAVPTIWNDVMNHLDRNPGHDISSLRLVSCGGSAVPVSLMKAFEEKFDVQIRQLWGMTETSPIATVAWPPPGLSPEEEWEIRGTAGRPMCGVEARIVDDEGGVLPTDGESVGELEVRGPWVTGSYYRNTDDSKFQAGWLRTGDVGCIDARGYITLTDRAKDVIKSGGEWISSVELENQLIAHPAVREAAVVGVPDDRWQERPLAAIVLQEGAEASAEELRNFLSDKVVRWWLPERWTFIDEIPRTSVGKYDKKTIRARHADEVYDVTHL; encoded by the coding sequence ATGCAGAGCACGATGCAGTCCTTCTCCCTGACGGTCGCCGCGATCCTGCGTTACGCCGTCGCAGTCCACGGCGATCGGACAGTGACCACCGCGACGGGAGAGGGCTACCGCCACGCCACATACCGCGAGGTCGGCCAGCGGGCCGCTCGCCTGGCCAACGCGCTGCGGCGCCTGGGGATCACGGGCGACCAGCGCGTCGCCACGTTCATGTGGAATAACCAGGAACACCTGGAGGCCTACGTCGCCGTGCCGTCGATGGCGGCGGTGCTGCATACGCTGAACATCCGGCTGTTCCCCGAGCAGATCGAGTTCGTCGCCTACGAGGCCGAGGACCAGGTGGTGATCGCCGACCTGTCGCTGACCTCGATCCTGGCTCCCGTGTTGCCGCGGATGGAGACGGTGCACACGGTGATCGCGGTCGGCGACGGCGATCTGGCCCCGTTGGAAGCTTCGGGCAAGCGGGTGCTGCGCTACCACGAGGTCATCGCCGCCGAATCCGACGAGTTCGACTGGCCAGAGATCGATGAAAACTCAGCCGCCGCAATGTGTTACACAAGTGGCACCACCGGGCATCCGAAAGGTGTGGTGTACAGCCACCGGTCGAACTACCTGCACTCGATGGCAGTCTGTAGCGGTAACGGCCTGAGTCTGAGCTTCTCGGACAAGGCCTTGCCGATCGTGCCGATGTTCCACGCCAACGCGTGGGGGTTGCCGTATGCGTCGATGATGGCTGGCGCCGATCTGGTGTTGCCGGATCGCTTTATGGACGCCACTTCGATGGTCAACCTGATCGAAACCCAGCGCCCTACGGTGGCCGGCGCGGTACCCACGATCTGGAACGACGTGATGAACCATCTCGACCGCAACCCCGGCCACGACATCTCGTCGCTGCGCCTGGTGTCCTGCGGCGGCTCAGCCGTGCCGGTGTCGCTGATGAAGGCGTTCGAGGAGAAATTCGACGTCCAGATCCGCCAGCTGTGGGGGATGACCGAAACGTCGCCGATCGCCACGGTGGCCTGGCCGCCGCCGGGGTTGTCCCCCGAAGAGGAGTGGGAGATACGCGGTACGGCCGGCCGGCCGATGTGCGGCGTTGAAGCCCGCATCGTCGACGACGAGGGCGGTGTGCTGCCCACCGACGGCGAATCGGTGGGCGAGCTGGAGGTTCGCGGGCCGTGGGTCACCGGCTCCTACTACCGCAACACCGACGATTCGAAGTTCCAAGCCGGCTGGCTGCGCACCGGCGACGTGGGCTGCATCGATGCTCGCGGCTACATCACGCTGACCGACCGGGCCAAGGACGTGATCAAGTCCGGCGGTGAATGGATCTCGTCGGTGGAACTGGAGAATCAGCTGATCGCCCACCCGGCCGTCCGGGAGGCCGCGGTGGTCGGCGTGCCCGACGACCGCTGGCAGGAACGGCCGCTGGCCGCCATTGTTCTTCAGGAAGGCGCTGAGGCATCCGCGGAGGAGCTACGGAACTTTCTGTCCGACAAAGTTGTTCGGTGGTGGCTGCCGGAACGGTGGACGTTCATCGACGAGATTCCGCGTACCAGCGTCGGCAAGTACGACAAGAAGACAATCCGGGCCCGGCACGCCGACGAGGTCTACGACGTCACGCACCTCTAG
- a CDS encoding NAD(P)/FAD-dependent oxidoreductase → MTSSRSADVVVVGGGTVGAWTAVQLAERGAGRVVLLEAQTLGDGASSRAAGMVRAQGGTETAIRLGLRSQEFYIASGERYPLDCGFVAQGYLMPCFSDVEVRQAHDRIALQHSLGLTVEWLSSTDIDGRNTGLAPGITAGGSYAPGDGYINAPRNVLAYTAALTAHEVDVRERCAFTGLRVAKGRVVGVDTAAGPIDTNRVVLTGGPLLGEVGVTAGGRIPAGGTRHQVVVTEPLRGANIDELPMVFDVSEGIYWRPGEYGGVLWGMSNPDEQPGEATEFDWSYYQKALARIESLLPAVRGLGLRRTWAATIDYTNDHLPILGRLLTEDGAIDGTVVACAAGHGMMWGPAVAEAAADITLTGGCDWLDLTDLGLDRFDADGNSRLEPEPISLPFPEHA, encoded by the coding sequence ATGACCAGTAGTCGCAGTGCGGACGTTGTGGTGGTCGGCGGTGGCACGGTCGGGGCGTGGACGGCAGTCCAACTGGCCGAGCGTGGGGCTGGCCGCGTCGTGCTGCTCGAAGCCCAGACGCTGGGTGACGGCGCCAGCAGCCGTGCCGCCGGTATGGTCCGTGCGCAGGGCGGTACCGAGACCGCCATCCGACTGGGCTTGCGGAGCCAAGAGTTCTACATCGCTTCTGGTGAGCGCTATCCGCTGGATTGCGGTTTCGTCGCGCAGGGCTACCTGATGCCGTGCTTCTCCGACGTCGAGGTGCGACAGGCGCACGACCGGATCGCCCTGCAGCACTCGCTCGGGTTGACCGTGGAATGGTTGTCCAGCACCGATATCGACGGCCGCAACACCGGTTTGGCGCCAGGCATCACGGCTGGCGGCTCGTATGCTCCCGGCGACGGATACATTAACGCCCCGCGCAATGTGCTGGCCTACACTGCGGCGCTTACCGCACACGAAGTCGACGTCCGCGAACGCTGTGCGTTCACTGGCTTGCGGGTGGCCAAGGGGCGTGTCGTCGGCGTCGATACCGCCGCCGGACCCATCGACACCAACCGGGTGGTGCTGACCGGTGGCCCCTTGCTCGGCGAGGTCGGTGTGACGGCGGGCGGCCGGATTCCCGCCGGCGGCACCCGCCATCAGGTCGTGGTCACCGAACCACTACGCGGCGCCAACATCGACGAGCTGCCCATGGTTTTCGACGTCAGTGAAGGAATCTATTGGCGACCAGGGGAATACGGTGGGGTGCTATGGGGGATGAGCAACCCCGACGAGCAGCCCGGCGAAGCTACCGAATTCGACTGGAGCTACTACCAGAAGGCGCTCGCCCGCATCGAGTCATTGTTGCCGGCGGTGCGCGGGCTGGGACTTCGGCGCACGTGGGCGGCCACGATCGACTACACGAACGACCACCTGCCGATCCTGGGTCGGCTGCTGACCGAGGACGGCGCGATCGACGGCACCGTGGTTGCCTGCGCGGCCGGGCACGGCATGATGTGGGGTCCCGCGGTGGCCGAGGCCGCCGCCGACATCACTCTCACGGGCGGATGCGACTGGCTGGACCTCACCGACCTTGGACTGGACCGTTTCGACGCCGACGGGAACAGTCGCCTCGAGCCTGAACCGATTTCTCTCCCGTTCCCCGAACACGCCTGA
- a CDS encoding glycosyltransferase — MSPWLNLYCELSAFPTDEERNVFEPVALFGSHPGRSTTLRHEPYFSDIALKTCASFGTIIWRHYSGVAIAALVAIADSLSTLPEAELVVSLGRSDTSLGSTPPNVTVVDDVDQEAIPREADIFITHQGMNSTHQAIVHTVPMISCPFFGTSPRLPPNALRWESRSRASTPRETRSPSRV, encoded by the coding sequence TTGAGCCCCTGGCTGAATCTGTACTGCGAGCTGAGCGCTTTTCCGACCGACGAAGAGCGGAACGTCTTCGAACCGGTCGCCTTGTTCGGCTCGCACCCCGGACGGTCTACAACGCTGCGCCACGAGCCGTATTTCAGCGATATCGCCCTCAAAACCTGCGCCTCATTCGGGACGATCATCTGGCGTCACTATTCCGGTGTCGCTATCGCCGCGCTCGTAGCGATAGCCGATTCACTCAGCACACTCCCGGAAGCCGAGTTGGTCGTGAGTCTCGGCCGTAGCGATACCAGCCTCGGTTCGACACCACCGAACGTCACCGTCGTTGACGACGTCGATCAGGAGGCCATCCCGCGTGAAGCGGACATCTTCATCACTCACCAGGGGATGAACTCCACCCACCAAGCCATCGTGCATACGGTCCCCATGATCTCGTGTCCGTTTTTTGGTACCAGCCCTCGCTTGCCGCCAAATGCGCTGCGTTGGGAATCGCGCAGCCGCGCATCGACACCCCGGGAGACCCGATCACCGTCGCGGGTGTGA
- a CDS encoding YncE family protein, whose protein sequence is MANATGVSEGSKGTGVAVAERTAAADALWLSSLPSIRRTPISDLLPQLLGGAGLEPLTEPIAAPVVTIARTLAAGHGPVSDMAVSPDGRHLVTAHYGADVVCVIDAATLKVTATIEGLSEPYSAVVVGERAYVSAASNEADAVVAVDTRTGMPLAAKTFEMTACGIAVSPTADVLYVARTADDIVDIAVVDIETGRIASVEIPAAPGSTVESLCVSADGTRLFAALTTPFGGLLAIIGTCDRVVYDLVTISGSIGDIAVMPNGRTVFGTGWDAEFGGAVHVIDVAGARVTDTIAMGGVPTQLVLSRTGNCAYIVDRNEIAVLCTATSEIVDSVVIGPQLSCLAADPVRNRLYAADYAGAITALRLETAAQQPRPLAVAAS, encoded by the coding sequence ATGGCAAACGCAACGGGAGTTTCGGAAGGGTCTAAAGGCACCGGTGTCGCGGTGGCCGAGCGGACCGCCGCTGCGGACGCGCTGTGGCTGTCGTCCTTGCCGAGCATTAGGCGCACTCCGATCAGCGATCTGCTCCCGCAGTTACTGGGCGGTGCCGGACTTGAGCCGCTGACCGAGCCGATCGCGGCCCCGGTCGTCACCATCGCAAGGACGCTCGCTGCCGGACACGGCCCGGTCAGTGATATGGCCGTCAGCCCGGATGGCCGCCACCTAGTCACCGCGCACTACGGCGCGGATGTGGTGTGCGTCATCGACGCTGCCACGCTGAAGGTGACCGCCACCATCGAGGGCCTCAGTGAGCCGTACTCGGCCGTAGTCGTCGGCGAGCGTGCATACGTCAGCGCCGCCTCGAACGAGGCGGACGCCGTCGTCGCCGTCGACACCAGAACCGGCATGCCGCTGGCCGCCAAGACTTTTGAGATGACCGCCTGCGGAATTGCGGTCAGCCCCACTGCTGACGTCCTCTATGTCGCGCGCACCGCCGACGACATCGTCGACATCGCCGTCGTCGACATCGAAACCGGCAGGATCGCTAGCGTCGAGATTCCCGCCGCCCCCGGCTCCACCGTCGAATCGCTGTGCGTGAGCGCCGACGGCACCCGCCTGTTCGCGGCACTCACCACTCCGTTCGGCGGCCTGCTGGCGATCATCGGTACCTGCGACAGAGTGGTATACGACCTCGTCACGATCTCTGGATCCATCGGCGACATCGCGGTTATGCCCAACGGCCGCACCGTGTTTGGTACCGGCTGGGATGCCGAGTTCGGCGGAGCCGTCCACGTCATCGACGTCGCCGGTGCCCGTGTCACCGACACCATCGCGATGGGTGGCGTGCCCACGCAGCTGGTACTCAGCCGCACAGGCAACTGCGCCTACATCGTCGACCGCAATGAGATCGCCGTGCTGTGTACTGCCACCTCCGAGATTGTCGACAGCGTTGTCATCGGCCCCCAGCTGTCCTGCCTGGCCGCCGACCCCGTTCGTAACCGGCTGTACGCGGCCGACTACGCCGGTGCGATCACCGCACTTCGCCTCGAGACAGCCGCGCAGCAGCCGCGGCCGTTGGCCGTCGCGGCATCCTGA
- a CDS encoding lipid-transfer protein, which produces MANAKNRVFVVGVGMTKFEKPGRREGWDYPQMANESGTKALADAGIDYGQVEQGYVGYCSGDSTSGQRALYELGMTGIPIVNVNNNCSTGSTALYLAAQAIRGGLADCTIALGFEKMQPGSLGGGADDRESPLMRHIVALNETDAMAFPVAPWMFGAAGREHMKKYGTTAEHFAKIGYKNHKHSVNNPYAQFQEEYTLDDILGAKMISDPLTKLQCSPTSDGSGAAIVVSEAFVDEHGLAEQAVEIVGQAMTTDFASTFDGSAANIIGYDMNVQAAQQVYDQSGLGPQDFQVIELHDCFSANELLLYEALGLCGPGEAPSLIDNDDTTYGGRWVVNPSGGLISKGHPLGATGLAQCAELTWQLRGTADKRQVDNVTAALQHNIGLGGAAVVTAYQRAER; this is translated from the coding sequence ATGGCCAACGCGAAAAACCGCGTGTTCGTCGTCGGGGTCGGAATGACCAAGTTCGAAAAGCCGGGCCGCCGCGAAGGCTGGGACTACCCCCAGATGGCCAACGAATCGGGCACCAAGGCACTGGCCGACGCCGGTATCGACTACGGCCAAGTTGAGCAGGGCTACGTCGGCTACTGCTCGGGTGACTCCACCTCCGGGCAGCGCGCGCTCTACGAGCTCGGCATGACCGGCATCCCGATCGTCAACGTCAACAACAACTGTTCGACCGGCTCGACCGCGTTGTATCTGGCGGCGCAGGCCATCCGCGGCGGGCTTGCCGACTGCACGATCGCGCTGGGGTTCGAGAAGATGCAACCCGGCTCCCTCGGCGGCGGTGCAGATGATCGCGAATCACCGCTGATGCGCCACATTGTCGCGCTCAACGAGACCGACGCGATGGCGTTTCCGGTGGCGCCGTGGATGTTCGGCGCGGCGGGCCGCGAGCACATGAAGAAGTACGGCACCACCGCCGAGCATTTCGCCAAGATCGGCTACAAGAACCACAAGCATTCGGTGAACAACCCGTACGCGCAGTTCCAGGAGGAGTACACCCTCGACGACATCCTGGGCGCGAAGATGATCTCCGACCCGCTGACCAAGCTGCAGTGCTCGCCGACGTCAGACGGTTCCGGCGCGGCGATCGTGGTCAGCGAGGCGTTCGTCGACGAGCATGGGCTGGCCGAACAGGCGGTGGAGATTGTCGGGCAGGCGATGACGACCGATTTCGCATCGACGTTCGACGGCAGCGCGGCCAACATCATCGGCTACGACATGAATGTTCAGGCCGCCCAACAGGTTTACGACCAGTCCGGCCTCGGCCCGCAAGACTTCCAGGTCATCGAGCTGCACGACTGCTTCTCGGCCAACGAGCTGCTGCTGTACGAAGCCCTCGGCCTGTGCGGCCCCGGTGAGGCGCCGTCGCTGATCGACAACGATGACACCACCTACGGCGGCCGCTGGGTGGTCAACCCGTCGGGCGGGCTGATCTCCAAGGGTCACCCGTTGGGTGCAACCGGCCTGGCGCAGTGCGCCGAGCTGACCTGGCAGCTGCGCGGTACCGCCGACAAGCGCCAGGTCGACAACGTCACTGCCGCACTGCAGCACAACATCGGGCTGGGCGGGGCGGCCGTCGTCACCGCCTACCAGCGCGCCGAGCGGTAG
- a CDS encoding NAD(P)H-dependent amine dehydrogenase family protein codes for MALRVVQWATGSVGVAAIKGVLEHPELELAGCWVHSTDKAGKDVGEIIGSEPLGVTATNSLDDILALDADAVIYAPLLPNLGEVTALLRSGKNVVSPIGWFYPSESEAAPLEAAAREGNVTLHGAGIGPGAATELFPLLLSVMSTGVTYVRAEEYSDLRTYGAPDVLRHVMGFGGTPESALTGPMQKLLNGGFFQSVRLIVDRLGFAAEPQIRTSQEVAVATAPIDSPMGVIEPGQVAGRRFHWDAVVTNTIVVRITVNWLMGEENLDPAWSFGPAGERYEMQVRGNPNTFVTVKGWQPESVEEGLISNPGVVATAAHCVNSIPATVAAEPGIATFFDLPLITGRAAPQLSR; via the coding sequence ATGGCGTTGCGGGTCGTGCAGTGGGCAACCGGCTCAGTCGGGGTGGCGGCGATCAAGGGTGTGCTCGAACATCCAGAACTCGAACTGGCCGGCTGCTGGGTGCATTCCACCGACAAGGCAGGCAAGGACGTCGGCGAGATCATCGGCTCCGAACCGCTGGGGGTCACGGCCACCAACAGCCTTGACGACATTCTCGCGCTGGACGCCGACGCCGTGATCTACGCGCCGCTGCTGCCCAACCTCGGCGAGGTGACCGCGCTGCTGCGCTCCGGCAAGAACGTCGTCAGCCCCATCGGTTGGTTCTATCCGAGCGAATCCGAAGCCGCACCGCTGGAGGCCGCTGCCCGAGAGGGCAACGTCACCTTGCACGGTGCCGGCATCGGGCCGGGTGCGGCCACCGAGCTGTTCCCCCTGCTGCTATCGGTGATGTCCACAGGCGTGACGTATGTGCGTGCCGAGGAATACTCCGATCTGCGCACCTACGGCGCACCCGACGTGCTGCGCCACGTGATGGGCTTCGGCGGCACACCGGAGAGCGCCCTGACTGGGCCCATGCAGAAGCTGCTCAACGGTGGCTTCTTCCAATCGGTTCGGCTGATCGTCGACCGCCTCGGTTTTGCCGCCGAACCCCAGATCCGCACCTCCCAGGAGGTCGCGGTCGCGACCGCACCCATCGACTCGCCGATGGGCGTGATCGAGCCCGGCCAGGTCGCCGGCCGGCGCTTCCATTGGGATGCTGTGGTGACCAACACCATCGTCGTACGCATCACCGTCAACTGGCTGATGGGCGAAGAAAACCTCGACCCCGCTTGGTCTTTCGGTCCTGCAGGGGAGCGCTACGAGATGCAGGTGCGGGGCAACCCGAATACTTTCGTCACGGTCAAGGGCTGGCAACCCGAAAGCGTCGAGGAAGGGTTGATCAGCAACCCGGGCGTTGTGGCCACCGCCGCGCACTGCGTCAACTCCATCCCCGCGACGGTGGCCGCGGAGCCGGGTATCGCCACCTTCTTCGACCTCCCGCTCATCACCGGACGCGCGGCGCCGCAACTCTCCCGCTGA
- a CDS encoding cupin domain-containing protein, translating into MNAAVLTTVLANAADAELEDWGPLEEATGDPMATHGLEVWVDGDKSAGIWQCAPGPSHWTLEVNEVIYVVSGRMTVTPDGGEPSEVGAGDLAVFPLGWTGTWVIHEILRKAYAIF; encoded by the coding sequence ATGAACGCTGCAGTACTCACCACCGTGCTGGCCAATGCGGCCGATGCCGAACTCGAAGACTGGGGTCCGTTGGAGGAAGCCACCGGTGACCCGATGGCGACCCACGGTCTGGAGGTCTGGGTCGACGGCGACAAGTCGGCGGGTATCTGGCAGTGCGCCCCCGGGCCGTCGCACTGGACGCTCGAGGTCAACGAAGTGATCTACGTGGTGTCCGGGCGGATGACGGTCACTCCCGATGGCGGTGAGCCCAGTGAGGTCGGTGCAGGTGACCTCGCGGTCTTTCCGCTCGGCTGGACCGGGACGTGGGTGATCCACGAGATCCTGCGCAAGGCCTACGCCATTTTCTGA
- a CDS encoding acyl-CoA dehydrogenase family protein codes for MYGLTTQDRRIRDTAREFVETLIPYESEAELAGGQLPKELTAEHHAKAIELGLYATNMPSSVGGPGFTALQQVLVQEQVGRVTNAIAWVMHTPPQWWAGVATEYQKQRWLLPAVRGEKHEAYAITEEFAGSDVSALETTAVREGDDYVINGIKWHVTSFNLAEYVFVQAVLVGGPHEGDHVLLVVDLPWPGVEVVRTPHYSHNIPDEHPIVSFTDVRVPVSHLIGAEGQGMTFTQDWFRFERIMVASRCVGAAQRLVDEMTAFARDRIVDGKALGDHQLVAGMLADSATELFAARSMLYEVARGIDAGLDRKALHGQASMAKLYCSEMAGRVADRAVQVFGGRGYMRENVAERMFRELRVERIWEGASEIQRIIIGRQLMQRGPATLLGS; via the coding sequence ATGTACGGGTTGACGACGCAAGACCGACGGATCCGTGACACCGCCCGCGAGTTCGTCGAGACTCTGATCCCCTACGAGTCCGAGGCCGAGCTGGCCGGCGGCCAACTACCCAAGGAACTGACCGCCGAGCACCACGCGAAGGCCATTGAGCTGGGCCTGTACGCCACCAATATGCCCAGCTCGGTGGGCGGCCCGGGATTTACTGCACTGCAACAGGTTTTGGTGCAGGAACAGGTCGGCCGGGTCACCAATGCGATCGCGTGGGTGATGCACACCCCGCCGCAATGGTGGGCCGGGGTGGCTACCGAGTACCAGAAGCAGCGCTGGCTGCTGCCCGCGGTCCGCGGGGAGAAGCACGAGGCGTACGCCATCACCGAGGAATTCGCCGGCTCGGACGTTTCTGCGCTGGAAACGACCGCGGTCCGCGAGGGCGATGACTACGTCATCAACGGGATCAAGTGGCACGTCACCTCGTTCAACCTGGCCGAGTACGTCTTCGTCCAGGCGGTGCTGGTCGGCGGGCCACACGAGGGTGACCACGTCCTGCTGGTGGTGGATCTGCCCTGGCCCGGGGTCGAAGTGGTGCGAACACCGCATTACTCGCACAATATCCCCGATGAACACCCGATCGTCTCGTTCACCGATGTGCGGGTCCCGGTCAGCCACCTGATCGGCGCCGAGGGCCAAGGAATGACTTTCACCCAGGACTGGTTCCGCTTCGAGCGGATCATGGTGGCCTCCCGCTGCGTCGGTGCTGCCCAGCGGCTGGTCGACGAGATGACCGCATTCGCACGGGATCGCATCGTCGACGGGAAGGCGCTCGGCGACCACCAGCTGGTGGCCGGCATGCTCGCCGACAGCGCCACCGAACTGTTCGCCGCCCGAAGCATGCTCTACGAGGTGGCCCGCGGGATCGATGCCGGGCTGGATCGCAAGGCGCTGCACGGGCAAGCATCGATGGCCAAGTTGTACTGCTCGGAAATGGCCGGCCGAGTGGCCGACCGGGCGGTGCAGGTTTTCGGCGGCCGCGGCTACATGCGCGAGAACGTCGCCGAGCGAATGTTCCGCGAGCTACGGGTGGAGCGAATCTGGGAGGGCGCCAGCGAGATTCAGCGCATAATCATCGGCCGTCAGCTGATGCAACGCGGCCCGGCGACACTACTCGGCTCCTAA
- a CDS encoding TetR/AcrR family transcriptional regulator: MPSATRWAGVSPADRQAERRALLIRAAFALFGEGGEAALSVRSVCRAAELNTRYFYESFTDTDALLGAVYDEVAVELGAILTAAMASTRDERVRLRAGIRAVLDFSSADPRRGKILFTEARTNPVLAARRTIAQDHVRELVLDEQRRTAPESDRVATEVGAAMYAGAMAELAQQWLAGTLGDDVDAVVAYAVRLLLPN; the protein is encoded by the coding sequence ATGCCGAGTGCCACCCGGTGGGCCGGGGTGTCTCCTGCCGACCGCCAGGCCGAGCGTCGCGCACTGCTGATCCGCGCCGCGTTCGCTCTGTTCGGCGAGGGTGGTGAAGCCGCGCTGTCCGTACGGTCGGTGTGCCGGGCGGCCGAGCTGAACACCCGGTATTTCTACGAAAGCTTCACCGACACCGACGCACTGCTCGGCGCGGTCTACGACGAGGTTGCCGTCGAACTCGGCGCCATCTTGACGGCGGCCATGGCCAGCACCCGCGACGAACGAGTACGGCTGCGCGCGGGCATTCGCGCCGTGCTGGACTTCAGTTCTGCCGACCCGCGCCGGGGCAAGATCCTGTTCACCGAAGCTCGCACCAATCCAGTCCTCGCGGCTCGACGCACCATCGCCCAGGACCACGTGCGTGAGCTCGTGCTCGACGAGCAACGTCGGACCGCACCCGAATCCGACCGGGTTGCAACCGAAGTCGGCGCCGCGATGTACGCCGGGGCGATGGCCGAGTTGGCCCAGCAGTGGCTGGCCGGCACCCTCGGCGACGATGTCGATGCCGTCGTCGCCTATGCGGTTCGGCTGCTGCTCCCGAACTGA